Part of the Candidatus Saganbacteria bacterium genome, GCAAGCAATGGGTCCGAAGGCGGGGCTTTGGGCGGCTATAATGTATTTGATACATCTGATACTAAGTTTGGAGTTGCAGGAATAAGCGATTCTGGCAATGGAGTTTATGGCGATGGCGACGCGGCCTATGGCGGGGAAATAAACGGGATATTTAAGAAAGCCGGTGTTTTTGGAAAAGGCGGGGCTAAGACGAGCGGTGTTCTGGGGTATTCTGAAGTCGACAACCCAAATCGCGCAGGAGTTGTCGGTATCAATCCTAACGGATACGCGGGGATATTCTCCGGCATTAAAGGCATGAATGTATCAGGGTCTCTTGAGGTAAAAGGTGATATCCGAGGAATTGATTGGATAAGCTTTGCACCATTTGATAAAAATTGGCCTGCACCTTTCCCGACCGACCTGGCCGACACCGTGATAGGTTATTCGAGCGGCGGCATGTTTGAAGAAGCTGTTCAGGTTGTTTCTCCAACAGAATCAATGGACCCGTATATTGTCTTTGCAAGCTCCTATCTTAACACTCCTAAGAGAGGAAAGATATTGATCAAGGCAACAGGGACTGTTCAGACTTCGGATGACGGCAACTCTCCATTTTGGGTTTCGGTCAAGCTTTTACAGACAACTTACCAAGGAACGACGAAGAAAGAATTGCCAGGCGATCTTATTACAGTGGCAGGCACAAAAGCCAGCAAGATATTCAAGTATCCGTTCACTGTACAGGGGATGTTTGATGTTTCATCTGGTTTCCCAACCTTGTTTAACCCTAATAACTACGCCGCGCTTATTAGCAATCAATTTACTTTATCTTGCGCCATGAAAACTTACGGCGGAAAGCCTTTAAATATTACGGGAAACATTCAGGCAATTTATATGCCGAATATTAATTAAATCATGAAAAAATTATATAAATTAATAATTACATTGTTGGTCATTGGCCATTGGTCATTGGTCATTATCGCACCGGCGGCCGCTATTCCCAACAAAATAATTAACATCCAGGGAAAACTGACGGACGATCACAATAAGATCGTCAAAAGTGTAAAACAGATCCGTGTCAGCATGGTTGATTCGAACAATCAAAGCATTTGGATTTCGCCTGTTATCACCATAACGGTAAATAATGCCGGAATATTCAATGCTGAATTTGACCTATCTTCCGCAACAGGCGTTGATTTTAATTCGCCTTACAGCCTTATTATTAATGTTATCGATGATGCCGACAAAGTTACGACTCTCAATCCGCAGTCTTTGACCTCTGTTCCTTATGCTTTAAATAGTGACAAATTTAACGGCCTTTCATCTTCGAGTTTTGTCGTGCTCGATGATTTTGGGGAAATTGCTGGTGAACTTGCGGGCAATGTTAAAAAATCCGGGGATTCAATGTCCGGGAGCCTCAAGATAACAGGCGGTGAAAGCGATGATTATGGCGTCGAGGCAAGCGGGTAGTCGGGCGCAGTGAAAGGGACATGGATAGGGGATAATAATTTCTTCGGGGTATTAGGCGGCTATAGTTACAAATATGGGGACGATGTGTCTTTGCCCGGGGTGTATGGGCAGCATTCAAGTTATACTGGCGCTGCCAGAGGAGGCCTTGGCGTTATAAGAAATATTCTATGGTCTTTTGGTGTTTGGGGAAAAGGGCTGACCGCGGGCGGATATTTTTCTAGCGCGAACGGGACAGGTGTCCTTGGAAAATCTACGGGAACCGGCGGAATATTTGGCGCTTATAATTCAAATTCGACAACTGACAAGTATTATGGAGTCGCAGGTGTTAGCGTTGCAGGCAACGGGGTGTATGGCGAGATAACTAGCGATACGTTTAGCAGCGAGTGGAAAGCAGGGGTTTACGGCAAAGGAGGCGCAAAAACCTCTGGAGTTATGGGATACACAACAACAGATAAAGACAATGCGGCGGCAATTGTCGGGATCAATCCAAAAGGATACGGAGGGGATTTTACAGGAAAAAACGGCGTAAAAATAAATGGGCCGCTTGAAGTTTCGGGCGGGATACAAGGCAAGGGGCTTCACTGGGCGGAAAAAGGAATTACCGCATCTAATTTTTTTACCAAGACAAGCATTGGCGGTTATTATTACCATAAAATGATCAAGCATATATATGTGACATTCCCATATTCAGGCTATGCCCTTGTTCAAGCAAGCGGCATATTCTCAAACAATGACGAAAGTTTTTCCCAAATGTCCGCGCAAATAACCGACAACGAGTATTTGGATCCTGACGGAAAAAACTTTATTATTGATGGATCGGTCGCTGTTGTGGGATTAACAAATCCAACTGGGCAAGGATTCTATCCATCGTTTCCATTTGCGTCATCAAGGGTTTTTGGAGTGGAAGGAGGCAAGTCGTATCATTTTCATTTGATCGGATTTCTAAAAACAACGAAAAGCGACGTTAAATTTAATTTTGATGGCGCCCTTAATTGCATGTTCTTCTCGAGGAAATACTGATATGAAAAGATTATCTATGAATATAATTATTACATTGTTGGTCATTTATCATTGGTCATTTGTCATTTGTGCGCCTGCGCGCGCGGATGTCCCCAAAATAATGAATATCCAAGGCAAATTGACCGATCCGAATTCCAAGGCTGTTTCCGGGGCCAAAAAATTAAGATGTTCTCTGGTTGACAATAAAGGCGCGGCTGTTTTCAATTCTAAGGTTTATGATATCCCGCTAAATAGCGACGGAGTGTTCAATGTGGATATTGACATATCTTCCACTCTCGCAGATTTTAATTCGCCATATACTTTGAATATTATTATTATCAATGAAGACGGGTCGACTTCTATTCTTGAGCCTAAGGCTCTAACTTCCGCACCATATGTATTAAATGCCGGAATGCTCGGAGGGCTTAAGCCCGCCTCTTTTGCGGCAAAAGATGCGGATGGCAAAATAGTCGGGTCGGTCGCCGGTTATGTCAAAAAAAGCGGGGATGAAATGAGCGGGGGCTTAAAAGTGAACGCCGGTAAATCTAATTTCGGGATCGAATCAAGCGGAAAAACGGCAGGGGTCAAAGGTTTATCGGCTTCAAGCGGCGATAGGTGGGGAGCGCTTGGCGGAGAGAATTATGGCGTTTACGGTCAGTCAACGGCTAATGCGATAGGCATAATAGGCGTTTATGGCGTTTATGGCGTTTATGGCTCTGGAAAAACGTTTGGAGGGTATTTTCAAAGTTCAACAGGTATTGGCGCTATCGGGAAAACAACCGGCGCTAATGGCGGAGTGTTTGGCGGATACAACACCGCAGAGGCTAATGATAAATGGTTTGGGGTTGCAGGGGCAAGCGATTCGGGAAACGGGATATATGGCGAAGTAGCCAGTAATACTTTGGACAGCGATTGGAAGGCCGGAGTTTACGGCAAGGGGAGCAATACGACGAGCGGAGTTTTTGGATATACTGATTCAACGAGTGGCGCAGGCGTTAAGGGCGTAGATAATAGCGGATATGGGGCGATATTTTCGGGGGAAAAGGGCGTAAAAGTCGACGGACCTGTAAATATTTCAGGGACAATTACCGCAAACAATTTGCCGGGAATTGCTTACGATAACTATTTTAATTTTTCTAATACCAATCTAAAGTCGAGCACGGCAGTAATCATTAAATCTGTTGAAATAGATGTGCCTGCTCCCGGGTATATATTGGTCCAATCAAGCGGAACCTTGTATTCATACGCCACTACCGATGTTTTAATTGGCTTAGGAATACTTAATATTGATAATTTCTCTTCTCAAGTCTTTTATGATGTATACTTTGGGACAAATCCATTGGTTTCGTATGTTTTTCTAGCGGATAATTCGAAATTTAATTTTTCATGCCAGTTTGAAGCAAAAAAATCGATGGGCCCCAATATATATTTCCCATTTTCTACAAGCAATGTATTTGAAACGAAAACTGCCGGCAAACAAAAGTTTTATTTGACGGGATATCTTAAACATTCTGCTTCTTCCGGCCGATTAGATGTTTCAGGCTCGATACAAGCTATCTATTTCCCAAGCAAGTAGTTTAATGTTCTACGATTTTACCGATAAATATCTTTCCGATGCCCAATTCGAAGTATTATTATAGTTTTGCTTTTTTGCTCAACGTCGTACAGCACCCTATAATCCCCGATACGGATACGGAATTGTGCTACATCGTCAGCAATAAGGCGTTTCACTCCATCAGGAAAAGGGATTGATTCCAGTTTCATAATTGCCGCATCAATACGTTTAACCTCAAAATGATCAATTTTTTTAAGATCTTTCTTGGTGCGAGGAGTGATAAGTATCTGATAAGCAGACATTTAGTTCCGTCCGACTAAAAGACGATATTTACGATAGGGAACGGCTTTTCCTCTATTGTGATCTTTTCTGCCTTGACGAATAGATTTTTTTAGCTGTTTGGAAGTTGTCTCAAGGATTATATCCTCCACCAGCGACCAGTCCTTCAATATCTCTTCTTGGAGTCTTTCTATTCTGCCCAATTTCTTTAAAATAAGATTTTTTGACGCTTCCGTCATTTTTTCACCCAAAATAATTTTAGCATATATTTCTGATCGAGTCAAAAAGGGATTGGAATTGAGTCCATCCGTCCCTATCTTTTTTATGTTATAATTTATAGACTTAGGAGCTGATTTTATGCGAAGCGATAATATTAAAAAAATGGGGCCGCCCCGCGCCTTAGTCCACCGGCCTTCCTGCCATTTGTGATTGGATCGCCATGGGACACAAGGGGATGCATTATTCTCTGCCATCGAGAGAACTCATAGCAGACACAGTTGAAACAGTAGCCGAAGCCCATCAATTAGATGGTCTTATTTTGCTAACTGCTTGCGACAAGATAACACCCGGGATGCTTATGGCGGCGGCACGGTTGAATATCCCTTCTATGTTAATCATTGTTGTAGCCAGGCTTGATAAAGTTATGGGAGAGTTGGAGAAATTCCGCGAAGATAGGGTTCTCGCAAAGAAAAAAGACGACGACCAGGACGAGAAATTGGCGGCGCATGAAAAGAGATTGCTTCGCGTTGAGTCAAAGGTTGGAGTTTAGAACCGGATACCCAGGGAATTTGGATAATAGGAACAATAATTTTTTCCAAATAACCTAATCTCCCAATTCCCAGTCGCAAATTTCCCAATTACCAAATTTCCTCGACAACGCGATTGCCCAAAAACCGCATCATTATGGTATAATTCACAAAAGAAGAGAAAAAAGGTATGACGCTATTAGTTGAGGCCAGGGCTTCAGCGTGATTTGTTCAGCCGCGCTCGGGGTAAAGGAAAAAAAGATGGACGAAGAAATAAAAAATATAACAAAGCGGATCGCCGAAAAATTTAATCCCAGAAAACTCATTCTCTTTGGCTCGTCTGCTTTAGGTGCGAGAAAAGAAAATAGCGATGTGGATTTATGCGTAGTTAAAGACTATATCCAAGATCGGACAATGGATTCAGTCGCGATCAGGAAAATTATTGGGAAAAATTTGATACCTTTTGATATTGTAGTTTTAGGCAGAGATGAATATGACAGCCGGAAAAATATTTGGGGAACTTTGCAGTATGAGATAGATAAAAAGGGAATAGTTCTTTATGAGCGCAGAGATTGAAAAAGAGAAAGCCGTAATAATAGGCGAATGGGAGCGGAGAGCGCTTGATGACCTTGTATCGGCGGAAATCATATTGAAGGAGAGCGATAAATATGAGATTTCCGTCTATCATTCGCATCAGGCAGTTGAAAAATTTTTGAAAGCAAACCTGTTAAAACTGGGGCAAACATTTAAATTCACCCACGATATTGATGTTTTGTTCGAACAAGTTTTTGGCGATGATAAAGATAAGGCGGCAGCCGAAAAAATCGCCCATCTTAACGCTTTATATCCGTCTTTAAGATATCCCTTTGGGGAAAAGATAACCAAGGACCAGGCGATTAATTGCCTGGCGATAGCAAAAGAAGCGATTAGCCGGTTGCGAAAATAGTCGTGGCGGTGGAAGGCTATGGGAAATAAGGGGGTTAGACATAGAAGATAGAAGCTTGTTTCAAGAATCCACAGTCCAGCATCCAATTTCATAATTAGCTTCCGAAACTATGGCCAAGATAACCTCAAACGATTATTTCATGTTATAATTGCTTCCTCAGGGGGTATCATCATGCGAAGCGATAATATTAAAAAAATGGGGCCGACCCGCGCCTTAGTCCACGCGACAGGCGTTTCTGATAAAGAACTTTCAAAACCATTTATCGGCCTTGCTTCCTCATTTACCGACTTGGTGCCGGGGCATGTTGATATGCGATCGCTTGAAAGAGTTATAGAAAAAGGGATACATGCCGGCGGCGGAGTTTCATTCACATTCGGCCTTCCTGCCATTTGTGATGGGATCGCCATGGGACACAAGGGGATGCATTATTCTCTGCCATCGAGAGAACTCATAGCAGACACTGTTGAAACAGTCGCAGAAGCCCACCAATTGGATGGTTTAATATTGCTCACCGCTTGCGACAAGATAACACCCGGAATGCTAATGGCGGCCGCGCGATTAAATATCCCTTCTATTATAGTTACAGCAGGCCCAATGCTCGCAGGTTGTTATAAAGGCGAGAGGCTTGATCTTGTCCACGACGCTTTCGAGGCAGAAGCGGCTTACAAGCAGAAAAAAATATCAAAAAAAGATTTCGATAGTTTAATTTTAAGCGCGTGTCCCGGAGCCGGTTCGTGTTCCGGTTTATTTACCGCAAATACTATGGCCTGTGCGACGGAAGCGATGGGAATGTCCTTGCCATTCTGCGGGACATCCCTTGCCGTATCTTCCAAGAAAAAAATGATCGCCTATGAAAGCGGCAAAAGGATAGTTGAGTTGGTATCCGAAAATCTTACTCCAAGAAAGATCATGAACATGAACTCATTCATGAATGCGATACGCATCGATATGGCGCTTGGCGGATCGACGAATGCTGTATTGCATCTGACAGCGATCGCGCAGGAAGCGGGGATCGATCTGACGCTTGATATATTTGACAAGATAAGCCGTGAAACCCCGCATATTACAAATATCCGCCCCGGCGGAAACCATTTTATGGAGGATTTTGAGAATGCCGGCGGCATTCCCGCCGCTTTTTCCGTCCTTCAAAAACTCTTGAAAGATAATCCAACAGTTTCAGGGATGTCGGTCAAACAGATCGCAAAATCTGGAGTTGTTTATGATCGCGAAGTCATAAAAACATTGGACAATCCGTATCATAAGCAAGGAAGCCTCGCCGTTCTTAAAGGAAACATCGCTCCTGAAGGGGCAGTTGTAAAACAAACCGCGGTTTCACAGAAAATGATGAAATTTTCGGGAGAAGCGATTGTTTTTGATTCCGAAGATGCGGCGCAAAAAGCGATCGTTTCCGGTAAAGTCAAAAAAGGGCATGTTGTTGTCATAAGATATGAAGGGCCAAAAGGCGGACCCGGGATGCGGGAGATGCTTTATCCAACATCGGCTATCGCCGGTATGGGGCTTTCTGATTCAGTCGCATTAATTACTGATGGGCGATTTTCCGGTGGAACAAGAGGTCCATGCATTGGCCACGTCGCGCCGGAAGCCGCTTTAGGCGGACCGATCGCGGCTGTAAAAAATGGGGACGTTATTGATATAGATATTCCGAACAGGAGAATAGAGTTGCGGGTAACGAGCAGCGAGTTGAAAAAACGATTGGCGGCTGTAAAACCGCATGAGCCGAAGATCAAAGCCGGGTGGCTTGCGAGATATCAGAAGCTTGTAACTTCGGCAAGTGTGGGCGCTATACTTAAGTAGGATAGCAGGAGGTCACTCTGAAGGGAAAATGAAAACAGATAAAATTGATGAAAGTTTAATTAAAGATGCCGCGGCTAAGATAGCGGCAAAGCTTAATCCTAAAAAAATTATTCTTTTTGGGTCGCATGCATGGGGGAAAGCTTCGGGAAGCAGCGATTTAGACCTTTTTATAATAGCACCTTCGGTTTTACGTCGAGATGAAAGGGGGGTTGAAGTTTCCAAACTTTTTCCAGATAGGTTGTTCCCACTCGACGCGCTTGTATATACCCCGGAAGAAGTTGAGCAAAGTTTAAGGCGAAAAAATCCGTTTGTGAAAGAAATTTTGGAAAAAGGGAAAATTCTCTATGGCGCCTGATTCTTTAAATTTTGAGGATTGGTTTTTAAAAGCGGGAAATGAGATAAAAGCCGCTGATGGGATTTTCTTCTATTATGAAGATCCGCCGACGGACATGATCTGTTATCATGCCCAACAGGCGGCGGAAAAAACGCTTAAAGCTTT contains:
- a CDS encoding type II toxin-antitoxin system RelE/ParE family toxin — translated: MSAYQILITPRTKKDLKKIDHFEVKRIDAAIMKLESIPFPDGVKRLIADDVAQFRIRIGDYRVLYDVEQKSKTIIILRIGHRKDIYR
- a CDS encoding nucleotidyltransferase domain-containing protein, which translates into the protein MDEEIKNITKRIAEKFNPRKLILFGSSALGARKENSDVDLCVVKDYIQDRTMDSVAIRKIIGKNLIPFDIVVLGRDEYDSRKNIWGTLQYEIDKKGIVLYERRD
- a CDS encoding HEPN domain-containing protein; translated protein: MSAEIEKEKAVIIGEWERRALDDLVSAEIILKESDKYEISVYHSHQAVEKFLKANLLKLGQTFKFTHDIDVLFEQVFGDDKDKAAAEKIAHLNALYPSLRYPFGEKITKDQAINCLAIAKEAISRLRK
- the ilvD gene encoding dihydroxy-acid dehydratase; protein product: MRSDNIKKMGPTRALVHATGVSDKELSKPFIGLASSFTDLVPGHVDMRSLERVIEKGIHAGGGVSFTFGLPAICDGIAMGHKGMHYSLPSRELIADTVETVAEAHQLDGLILLTACDKITPGMLMAAARLNIPSIIVTAGPMLAGCYKGERLDLVHDAFEAEAAYKQKKISKKDFDSLILSACPGAGSCSGLFTANTMACATEAMGMSLPFCGTSLAVSSKKKMIAYESGKRIVELVSENLTPRKIMNMNSFMNAIRIDMALGGSTNAVLHLTAIAQEAGIDLTLDIFDKISRETPHITNIRPGGNHFMEDFENAGGIPAAFSVLQKLLKDNPTVSGMSVKQIAKSGVVYDREVIKTLDNPYHKQGSLAVLKGNIAPEGAVVKQTAVSQKMMKFSGEAIVFDSEDAAQKAIVSGKVKKGHVVVIRYEGPKGGPGMREMLYPTSAIAGMGLSDSVALITDGRFSGGTRGPCIGHVAPEAALGGPIAAVKNGDVIDIDIPNRRIELRVTSSELKKRLAAVKPHEPKIKAGWLARYQKLVTSASVGAILK
- a CDS encoding nucleotidyltransferase domain-containing protein, with translation MKTDKIDESLIKDAAAKIAAKLNPKKIILFGSHAWGKASGSSDLDLFIIAPSVLRRDERGVEVSKLFPDRLFPLDALVYTPEEVEQSLRRKNPFVKEILEKGKILYGA